From Cronobacter turicensis z3032, the proteins below share one genomic window:
- the ydcI gene encoding Uncharacterized HTH-type transcriptional regulator ydcI, with amino-acid sequence MFLTSAMEKNGLFSQRIRLRHLHTFVAVAQQGTLGRAAETLNLSQPALSKTLNELEQLTGARLFERGRLGAQLTLLGEQFLTHAVNVLDALNHAGQALNRKPEEGCDVVRIGALPTAALGVLPAVIGPFHKQQSDITLQVAIMNNTMLLAGLKSGELDLGVGRMSDPELMNGLNYELLFMESLKLVVRPGHPLLQDNVTLSRVMEWPVVVSPKGTVPRDNAETLLASQGCQLPATCIETLSASLSRQLTVDYNYVWFVPSGAVKEDLRQGTLTALPIAIPGPGEPIGILTRVDAPLSQGARALLSSLRKSMLN; translated from the coding sequence CTGTTTTTAACATCAGCTATGGAAAAAAACGGTTTGTTCTCCCAGCGCATTCGCTTGCGCCATTTGCATACATTCGTCGCCGTCGCTCAGCAGGGCACTCTCGGGCGCGCGGCGGAAACCCTTAATCTCAGCCAGCCTGCGCTCTCCAAAACGCTCAACGAGCTGGAGCAGCTCACCGGCGCGCGGCTGTTTGAACGCGGCCGCCTCGGCGCTCAGCTCACGCTGCTTGGCGAGCAGTTTCTCACCCACGCGGTGAACGTGCTCGACGCGCTCAATCACGCCGGCCAGGCGCTGAACCGCAAGCCGGAAGAAGGCTGCGATGTCGTGCGTATCGGCGCGCTGCCCACGGCCGCGCTCGGCGTACTGCCTGCGGTCATTGGCCCTTTTCACAAGCAGCAAAGCGATATCACGCTGCAGGTGGCCATCATGAATAACACCATGCTGCTGGCGGGCCTGAAATCAGGCGAGCTGGATCTCGGCGTGGGCCGGATGTCCGATCCGGAACTGATGAACGGGCTGAATTACGAACTGCTGTTTATGGAATCCCTGAAGCTGGTGGTGCGCCCCGGGCACCCGCTGTTGCAGGATAACGTCACCCTGAGCCGCGTCATGGAGTGGCCGGTGGTGGTGTCGCCCAAAGGCACGGTGCCCCGCGATAACGCCGAAACGCTGCTGGCAAGCCAGGGGTGCCAGCTTCCCGCCACCTGTATTGAGACGCTCTCGGCGTCGCTCTCGCGCCAGTTAACGGTCGACTATAACTATGTCTGGTTTGTGCCCTCGGGCGCGGTCAAAGAAGATTTACGTCAGGGGACGCTGACGGCGCTGCCCATCGCTATCCCTGGCCCCGGCGAGCCTATCGGCATTCTGACCCGCGTCGACGCCCCGCTCTCTCAGGGCGCGCGGGCGCTGCTGTCGTCGCTTCGCAAATCGATGCTCAACTGA